Within the Vairimorpha necatrix chromosome 10, complete sequence genome, the region aattagaaattttattcttacCGGAGAGAAAAATGAGAGAAAACTTTATCAATTATTAGTCGCCAGTAAAGAAAAACttcaatttaataaaaaatatgaactTTTACAGAAGACACCACTGAGAGTGTTACATAGAAGAGCAAATTTAGTTAggaataaagaaatagaaatattagaGAGTGAACATATTAAGGATCCTAAAGATATAATTTCTGACATTAAAGATCTTCCtcaagatattttttactacaGGATTGTACTTAGGGCGTCAGCGGGTGCGTACATCAAGGAATTCGTACATGGAGATTTGGGAAGAACTCGTCCTTCACTTTCAAGTAAGACGAATATTTGTGATCTTTTGGAATTGGACGTGTTAGAAGTAgaaaaaaaggaaattgatcctaaattaataattaataaataaaatataacttAACACTtgttttatacaaaatggtattattataattactTGACTTAAGAATAATATTGCTCAGGATCATAAATCATATACTGTATATGTATGCTTATAAagtaattataataaacttaTCTTATGTTAAAcgattaaatatttataatttaacaaaatgattaattttttattgattgTGTTGAAAATTACGGAAacataaaaagtattttcctatatatctataaaatatgGATCTATTGGCCTCTAAATCTTCTTCATATATCACTTCATTAGGCATTTCTTCGGGTTCCAATTCTAcactttcttttataaatatatccTTGGTGATTTTTTGTTCAACTTCTTTTCTAGGTATAATCACTTGTTTAACGGGCTCTTTTTGTCCAAATGAGACTTCATAAACTTCACCCTTTCGACTAAGGTTGTTgatattgtattttaatgttttttgatCGTGTCCTGCATgcatttatttgtttacaaatattttttttataaaacaaacaaaaaaatatgttttaaattgtaattGACATATAAATGTTAGTACTTTAACTTTTTTGCTATGAAGTAACAAATAGAAATTGTGTTtccaaaaaaagaaattcaaccttatttttaatactaaATATATGAAAGTTAATGTTTAGAAAAAtgtagaatttattttttagccACTTAACATGAAAGCTTAAGctttaaatgatattttgaataatttttattattaaatcaatATTCTAAGGTGGATTTAGcttctaaataattttaattttcaaacAACGTGTTGTCATTTACcaatgataaaatattgtccagaatgtttttttagatataaCTTGGTTGCTCTCCTTAGCTCTTTAAGCTATAGAAAATCACCCCGAGACTatactaaatatttaatttatcaaaattcTAAATGTCATCATATACATAATTAGTTTCTAATTAAGAATTAGTTCTTGTGATAAGCAACAAGCTATGAGAACAAAAATTGTACAATATAATTAACTTAGGGATTTTACCTAACATAATTTATTCTAGCAAACAAAAAACCATGTGACTCATAAGTAAATTTCGAAATAGTTCATCAAAAATCGTTTAATTTATGATCTAAAATTTGATAAGAATACAAtgattttagaaaaatatattacatATGTATTTATgcaattatataatacatAAAGATTAAAAGTGTATCAATAATTATGCGTTATTGTTTTTGTCATCATATACAAAGAACTGGCGTAGGTATTGTCATGTATCCAGGGTATATgtccatttttatagtaaaacTCTTAATagttatttttgtaaatagctttattatgttttttataatctttattgttattatttaatgaGTCTCTTCTGATCATTTCCGCGTACACGTCTCTgcaagtttttttatattttgtttttaattttttattctgcGTCAACACTAAACACAAACATTGGCTTACTTACGAACGTAGTACGACCTCCAACTTTCATTTGTTGGTTGTTTGTGTGACTCTTCTTACAGGCCACTCGAGATATTAACCTGTTGATAGTATTGGCAGCTTCTTATGTGATATAGTGATGCACATCACAGATATGATAAGATTATGTCGATAtagaacaaaaaatattcaaattcTTCTTGTCTTAAAAAAAGGTCTTTAACGGCcgtattaaattaatttcatGTTTTCATAACACATCATATTATGAATAGTTAAATGTGTCctactttttaattacagattttttttatatttgtaaacaaacaaatggACATAAAATGGATTATAAAAGGTGACCAGTAAATCaaggttttttttgtaattacAACCAACAAATTACTCTGAgcataattaataaaaacagaaTGACAAATCAATTATTAATCAATTCAAACAAACcaatttgaatttttttgttaaaatttttaaaattaattttaccCCAATGTATTGgaagataatttattttataactttAATATTAGGTACTATTGTAAATAGCGAAACTTATCAGGATGTTATATGTCTCTTGAACTTTTTTGACAAAagtaaagatttaaaatataatgtaGATCTAGAACTCTCGTGTAACCTAGAAGAGCTGGAGATGGCAAAACAAGAAATACTTACTAAACATCAAACTAACATAAAAACCATAAAGAAAACCTTTCTAAAAGATGGTATAAAATCAATTCAGCACTTGGAAGAGGATGTtgaaatattgaaaaaaaaatatttttatcaagcTATAGACTCTCTTGAAAGTGTCGATATAACGACCGACGTACCAGAATGGATTTTATCACTCGAGggaattcaaaaaattatgtgtTGTAGAGTTTTTAAACTTTacaaagaatattttaaaaaatacaaacaTTTAGAAGATTCAGACCaaaatacatttattaaatttgacGGTATTATCTGTGTTTTGGGAGGAAGGTTTAATGAGATGTATTATTGGGATACTTACTGGATAATTGTTGGGCTATTAGAATGCGACATGGAAAATGAAGCTTTTGATTTGATTAAGAGTTTCGTCagtataattaaaaacttGGGATTTATACCAAATGGTactagaaaatattatttaaacaGAACACAGCCTCCATACTTTACACATATGTTAAACGccatatataataaaacttcAAATTCcgaaattaaagaattcATTATAAACCAAGGACTAGACGCAGCGTTGAtagaatatgattttttcaTGAGTAAAAGATCAgtaacatttaaaaatcatacTCTAAATTTGTACAAAgtaacaaaaaatactcCAAGAATAGAGGTTTACAAATATGATCTAATGACATTTGTGGAGTCGGGAAAGAACAAAGACATTTACAGCAATTTAGCCAGTGGAGCAGAATCTGGTTGGGATTTTTCTTCTAGATGGTTACTTGATGGAAAAAATCTTCATACTattgatattataaatattattcctgttgatttaaattcaataatGTTACGCAATGAAATAATATTCGTAAAACTTTTACGCGAAAGAAAGTTAACAGAAGATGTCTGCAATAAGATCAAATCACTAGAGATGGCGATACTTAACAGAAAAAAGGCAATGAATGATATATTATggaataataaagaaaaaacttttaatgatttaaatattaaaaacaagaaatacACTAATTCACGGTTTTATATATCGAATATTTATCCTTTATATTGGAATTCTGATATTAAACCACTcgaaaaatattctattttattaaaatataaaaaggaaTTATTTGGTTACGAAGGTGGAATACCTGTCAGTGGAGAATATGATGGAAATATTACAGGACACCAATGGGATTTCCCAAATGCTTGGGCACCATGCACACaactttttattgattttcttttgaaaaataatgaaagaaCTATGGCGCTACATGTTGCAAAATCATATTATATGTCcgtaaaaaaacaatttattgAAAGTAAACTGTTTTTCGAAAAATATAactgtttatttttaggaGAAGAAGGCAAAGGTGGAGAATATCCGGTTCAAAATGGGTTTGGATGGACTAATGGtacattaatttatataatcaaGATTTTTAAGACTGAATTAGAGGAAGAATTCGATCACATGGGttcttataataaaatttctgatTATCTAACCAAAAAAGttgaatatttagaaaGGGACGTGAATTTGAGGTTTAagtaaattcttttaatatacTCTATTTACTAATTCTTACATTTAaaggtttttttattatatacacggaaaatgatttttttataaattgcCCGTATGTTTTTCAATTCTAGCAATATGCTAAAATCTATCAttattagattttatatCCTATGTCTTTACTCTTTAATTATgtcaatttcttttctgGAAATCATCGTACagttttttcttatatttataatgctTTCGCATGTTGTCCATTTTTACGTTTTGATGTtaatgtataattttttctgatGTGAATCAATAATATGtgctttcttttttatttacaaatttttgtaattaacaatttttaatcaaaaatttttaaactactttttcaaataaacctttgtttttgattttaaaagtaaataaatatctGAACtattgaaataaatttagaaaattgtAATTAGAATTAAAACACTAAATATTGTGTCTTTTTATAGACAAATGccatttgtaatatttttatgtaaaaaagacatgttttattcatttttaatggATTTAAAACACGTTTTCCTTGCTATTTTTTCTCagtgtttttttttcattattagtttctgttttttttttttcaattttccCCCTTGAAATATGAAAATCAAAGTTGGTCTATGTATAGGATATAATGGAAATGGATACAGTGGTCTACAGCTAAATGGAGATCTAAATACTATAGAAAAGGCCATATCTGAGTGCCTATTTGAATGTTCTGCTATTAAAGAAAGTAATGCCAAAGATCCATCAAAAATCCATCTAAAATCTGCTTCACGTACAGACAAAGGAGTGCACGCTGCTTTTAATCTTGTTTGTTGTAAAATAGAGTGCGAAATTACTAAAGAATTAATAagtaatttaaaagaaaaacttCTAACTAGAAATATATATCTATATAAGATAGTAAGATTAACAAAATCATTTATACCAAACAAATTATCCTTATCAAGAATTTATGAATACATAGTCCCAACTTATTTCctaaaaagacaaaattttttaaaggaaATCGACGAACTAACTAACAAAGATTTAAAGACtgataaaacaattaaGAGGGAATATACAgaagaagatataaaacACATTATTGGTTCAAAAGCGAATGAAGAAGATATTgacaaatttaaagaaatttttacaaaatttttaggcactaaaaattttcataattttacaACAATGAGTAATCCAAAGGGGAAGCAACGCCATattaaagatataaaatattctgATACATATAATATAGACGGaatagaatatataaaaatcagaATGGAAGGTCAAAGCTTTTTATTACATCAAATTAGGAAAATGACATATTTTGCTATACTTTTGACTAGATACAATAGAGAAAACTACGAAAcgatttttgaaaaagcATTTTCCTTAGAATATTTGCACATTCCTAAAGGACCAGGGGAATATTTGCTACTTGATTCGCCACTTTTCATGGAAATAAAAGACAAAGGAAAAATGACTGATACACTTGATGTTGATCATGAAGAAAAGGAaaaatacaagaaaaaCATAGTGTATAACATTATACACACAAAAAGCAACTTAtattcttttcttttttctctGGATGCCTCAAAGTTTCATAATGATAAGCTCAACTatcttaaataaattaatttaaaaaataaaaaatatcttaattttgattataaatataaaggcGCATTATTAACaataacaaatttatattgtaaaaactGAAACAATGAGAAGAGGATTGGACATATATACACATGTATACTTTTACAACCTATTATATAGGAAAAAGAATTGTAACAAAGAGAGTGATTCTGGTTTTAGACATGAGTAGACCTAAACATGAAGGCATTAATAGAAACAACATCGCCTGAATCAATTCAAAATTGTAGAGTCCAGCAAAAAAACATCTTCAGATTTTGcctaataattttttatttataaaatttaaaatgcaCAATGTCTTCTTATTGACAATGGAAAATTCTTAAAAGCATATTTAGCTCTATAAAATgccattaaaaaaattggtaaaactttaatattaatataaagataattaaCATCAATTTGCCTCTGTATTTAGATGATCTAGACTTAACCCATGTCCTCATATGCGACATTACTTACAAAAAAAGCAGTAACCTCAAAATGTCGGCATACACCTTCATTCTTACAGTTCTGCTTAAAAGAAGAGTATTCTCCTAAATATATCTTTGAGCTACGCTTCAGGCTTAAGAGGCTTTCAGCCTTAATCGAAACGACGTAGCTAAGCAACATAACTTAATAGTTAATCGCACTACCAGTGGTCATCACTTAGAATCCACTCGTACTATCAAAGTTCactcaaaaatatttacagtAGGGTAAAACTAACCTGTCTCACGACGGTCTAAACCCATCTCACGTTCCTCATTACCGGGTGAACAATCCAACACTTCGTAACATATACACTACGATGATCAGAAGAGACGACATCGAAGAATCAAAAAGCAGAGTCGCTATGATCGCTTGCCTGCTACAAGCCAGTTATCCCTGTGGTAACTTTTCAATCACCCAATACATAATGAATGTAATTGGGATCGCTAGGCCAAGGTTTCCCTACTAAATACAGTCATATGCATAAAGTAAAGCAGATTTATTCCCTTATAATAAACTGATGGTTACCATCCATCATTCATCTACCTTAGGACAGCTGTGTTACTTTTTAACAGCTGTACCGCCCCAGCCAAACTCCCCATatattctaataaataaatattcaaacaTACTAGTGGTTACACAATACTTCTCCCACCTCTCTACAATATAccgaatatttattaaaacatacTAAAGTCAAGCTCAACAGGGTCTTCTTTCCCCGCTGATAAATAACAAGCCCGTTCCCTTGTCTCGTGGTTTCACAAAATTGTAAGTAGGGACAGTAGGAATCTCGTTGCTCCATTCATGCGCGTCACCAATTAAATGACGAGGCATTTGGCTACCTTAAGAGAGTCATAGTTACTCCCGCCGTTTACATTCGCTTACACAACTTTAACAATAAATGCACTGGGCAGAATTCACTTCTTGTAAATACAAAAAgctatgtttttaataaacagTCAGATTCCTTACATAGTAAAAGTTCTAGCATGCTAGAGCCAATCTTTATCCCAAAGTTACAGATCTAATTTGCCGAATTCCCTTACTtactttaatttaaaatatttgttatgATACAAAGACACCTGATGCGGTAAGGTACggttaaaattattttatttttatcaagtatatataattaactATTTCTTATCATGACAATCCAtagttaaaattaaatttaattcatttatcttaaatttattgaaatatACTGTCATTATCAAGTTAccttataataatttaataaagaattattaatcttttttgtttttataaataacacCGATTCACTTCaataataattgaaaaCCCTAGTCTATAtctatacaaatatattgttaCTGCCTCCAAGATCGGCTCATTTGTTTCTTCTATATATACTCACATATATACTTCAATACAAACAAATTGCACAGCTAcctaaatatttattagaaacATCTCATAAAAGTAGTAATCTTTTTCcattttatacaataataCATTCGGTAGGTACGTTGTAACACGTTTCTTAGCGGATTTCTACTTCCATAACAACCGCCCTACTGTCTCAATGTATTCATCATATTTATGGTATAATATCTACtatttagaatatttaatgtTTCATAAGGTTCATCCCTTTTTGCACATCATTCTTACAATCATGTGCCCACTAGTTATACAATAGattcattatataaatttaatttatataattccatagaattaaagatttctcatagttaaaaaactataacaGTGTCCTACATCTATGTCCTATACAATAATAACTGCTGTCCTGAGAGACATTTCGCTGTGAACCAGCTACCACACAGTTCGATTGGTCTTTCGCCACTATACACATCTTAAATCATCGATTTGCACGTCAGAATGATTATGGTCTTCCAATAAACTGTTGCTTATCTTCAACCAGAACATGTATAGTTCACTGTGTTTCGGgtcttataattataactAATCAAGTTAAtaaagattaaaaaatttaatttttatcttgctataattataatctCCTTGGTCCGTGTTTCAAGACGGGTCCTTAAAAATAAGGCTAAACTCCACACATTTTCACAAGTTCCTTCGCAGTACTTATTTTCTATCGGTATACCATCATATTTAACCTTAGATATTTCATTCTACCTTTATTCAAACTGCACTACCAAGCAGCTCTACTCAAGTACATTATTCTATTCTATTAATAACGAATATAATAttctctataaatataattaatagaATAAACCATTTACAACTCCAATTAAGGATTACAATGGAGGGTTATTTCTTGTTCACTCGCTGCTACTAAAGAAATCCTAGTTAGTTTCTTTTCCTCCTTTTAATGATATGCTTAAGTTCAAAGGGTTATCAatacattataaatatattaattaggTAAATAATATACTTTCGTATTCTATTACGACCTTCATCGTTATGGTATCCTATTGATCCCATGTGTGggtaaatttaataattaaaattaatttaaatttaacttaTTATGATCCTGCTAATGGTTCTCCAACAGCAACCATGTTACGACTTATATCAGATCTAATACATATTGTTCAAGTAGTTTTCACTAATTTCACAACACATATCATCTTAGATAGCGACGGGCGGTGTGTACAAAGAACAGGGACACATTCAATTCtacttatttaataaaatttactagCAATTCCAAGTTCAAATATCtcttacaaaatattatccCATAAAGATTATATATCTATTGTATTGCGCGTGCAGCCCAAAATGTCTGAGGGCATAACGGACCTGTTTTAATCCTTTCCTTCCTACACTGATTGTGTCTGTCTATTAATAAAAGGGTCTCACGTCTTGTTGAAATTAATCAAAACTTCACAGCATCCATTGAAAACGGCCATGCACCACTATTATCATTCTCAGATTATAAATCTTCTctgaataataaaatattggtAAGTTACCTCGCGTTGAGTCAAATTAAGCCGCACAATCCACTCCTTGTGGTATTCTTCCgtcaatttctttaattttcaatCTTGCGATCATACTATCCCCAGAGCCAAAAAACTCAAATTTCTATCATCTAATACAATTAATATCATATCACATCGTCGGCATAGTTTACTGCTGGAACTACAATGGTATCTAATCATCTTCGCTCCTCCAGCTTACGTCCTTgttcaaaaaatacata harbors:
- a CDS encoding trehalase, translated to MYWKIIYFITLILGTIVNSETYQDVICLLNFFDKSKDLKYNVDLELSCNLEELEMAKQEILTKHQTNIKTIKKTFLKDGIKSIQHLEEDVEILKKKYFYQAIDSLESVDITTDVPEWILSLEGIQKIMCCRVFKLYKEYFKKYKHLEDSDQNTFIKFDGIICVLGGRFNEMYYWDTYWIIVGLLECDMENEAFDLIKSFVSIIKNLGFIPNGTRKYYLNRTQPPYFTHMLNAIYNKTSNSEIKEFIINQGLDAALIEYDFFMSKRSVTFKNHTLNLYKVTKNTPRIEVYKYDLMTFVESGKNKDIYSNLASGAESGWDFSSRWLLDGKNLHTIDIINIIPVDLNSIMLRNEIIFVKLLRERKLTEDVCNKIKSLEMAILNRKKAMNDILWNNKEKTFNDLNIKNKKYTNSRFYISNIYPLYWNSDIKPLEKYSILLKYKKELFGYEGGIPVSGEYDGNITGHQWDFPNAWAPCTQLFIDFLLKNNERTMALHVAKSYYMSVKKQFIESKLFFEKYNCLFLGEEGKGGEYPVQNGFGWTNGTLIYIIKIFKTELEEEFDHMGSYNKISDYLTKKVEYLERDVNLRFK
- a CDS encoding tRNA pseudouridine synthase 1 (PUS1) codes for the protein MKIKVGLCIGYNGNGYSGLQLNGDLNTIEKAISECLFECSAIKESNAKDPSKIHLKSASRTDKGVHAAFNLVCCKIECEITKELISNLKEKLLTRNIYLYKIVRLTKSFIPNKLSLSRIYEYIVPTYFLKRQNFLKEIDELTNKDLKTDKTIKREYTEEDIKHIIGSKANEEDIDKFKEIFTKFLGTKNFHNFTTMSNPKGKQRHIKDIKYSDTYNIDGIEYIKIRMEGQSFLLHQIRKMTYFAILLTRYNRENYETIFEKAFSLEYLHIPKGPGEYLLLDSPLFMEIKDKGKMTDTLDVDHEEKEKYKKNIVYNIIHTKSNLYSFLFSLDASKFHNDKLNYLK